TAATTTAAGAGGGTatggaaatttcaaaataccaaaaacaaaatctacccGTAAACGTTTTTGTGTATTGGTATGTGGGGTTAAgttgtggaacaacctggacaCTCAACATAAgcaatgccaaaatgttcatagaTTCAAACTCCAATATAAACGTACAGTTTGGTTGCAGTATATAGAATATAGGTCTTGAATTCACATTAACAttactgagtgtgttttgttgtttctttaataATCCGGGTATACTGTTCATTTCCACTATTGGTATACTTGTATACAAGTCTGTATATGCTATCAGTTACCAATGGTAACGCCACCTTGTTTCAAATTTTTCGTTATGTAGATCCAAATCAATGAGTTATTAGTTTCCATGTGTAAATACAACTACGGAAGtgagaatttttttaatttttttttctgactataTTATGTTAAGGATAAtagggggtgggattaaataagttttcttcttcccactccttttcaggCATAATGAAATCTTCTGTTATTCCATCATTTgttacattgtttattgtttttgttaatttgtttcctttcctttaccctgtgcattattgtacagcaattgcctgaaatgaacaaaataaatgaaatgaaatgaaaaaacataaaaacattatACAATCAATTGATTATTGCTTATTTCACGGTGATTAGGAATAATATTGTGCAACGTCTAGTAGTAGATACTAGATAGTACAAAAGCCACTTGCCTGCGTATCTCTGAAGCAGTCGCCTCGGCTTCCTCAATACAGCCGTGTAACCCAGCCACTTCTCGGGATAGGGATGGAGGGGTGTAGGTTGTCGgtccacaaaatgaaatgaacagaCATAAGGACGCTTTGGAGGCTTTTTTAAATTGAGCGCCCTCAGCCAGTAGCGGCGGTCCTCTTCTTTAGACGGAGGTGGGTGCAACCTGAACGCGGGTCCGCAGCATTCAGATCTGGGCTTCCCGTGCTCGAAACAATTTTGAGAAAGCGAAAGCTTCATCTTCTTATAGTTGTTGTGGCATCCATGAACGGAGCAGATGAGGCTGGTCATGTTCAGATTTCATAAAAACGAGGAAACTCGAGATCAACACAGCGCAGAGTCGGCAAACCGGAAGTTGCAACACATTAAAGCGCCCCCCAGCAGCAACTTCCTGAATAAGGAAGTGACGAATAAGCTTGAATCGCAATGGTCGCATTACCGCCATCTCCTGGCCGTTATGTTACTGTCTTATAATACTTCATTTTCCCCATCAAGGCCGTTTCTTTTAGGAAAGCAATAAAATGTCCTCTATCTCTTCTCCATTTCCATATTTCCTTCTCCCCTCCCGCTTCCATTCCTTCTTTCTTTAATCTTGCCatcattttccttctttcttgcCCATATTTCCTGCTGTTCACTAACACATGCTGTACTGTTTTTTGGCTCTTAGCATTCATCACAATGTCCAGTTGCATGTTTCAACATTTGATGTTTTGTACTATTTAGATAGACTATTTAAATATGCCCAATTCTTAGTCTTGTGACAATTGTCTCCTcttctctgctgcctcctccaaTCCTCGTACTTTCTACTTCCTTTGGATACTTCTTTTTTATCGTTGTCCCATTGCAGCTGCCACTTTATTTCCCTCCACACGATGGATTTTCCCTCTGATCTGATAGTCTGATGGGTGTAGACAAGTAcgctttaaaaaataaagaatatagAACTTCTCAATGTCTTCCTCTTTTCAGTGAGGCAGTAGTTACTTTTATCATTGATCATATTTCTTCCCTATCTGAAGTTTCTGAAAAATATGCTTCTGTTCTTGTGATGATAATTTCAATTAATTAATGGAAATGATTCAAAATCATCTTTATATtatgtatattatatatttgcatCAACTAAATTTTAATGTCTATTTTCCCTGTGCGGCCATCTCATTGGAGGTACAGTGCTCTAATTCTATTATATGAACCAAATATCTTGACTGCATAATacgatgttttgttttatgcaCAATGGTATGTACTTTTCAACCATATTAAACATCTTAATGGATAGAAAATTAATCTTGAGATAACAGCTTGCTAAAGATAACATGTAATGGGAGCCAGTAAACATTAGTCAATAATCACATGAACACATATCAGTGTTTCCCCTCGGTTGAGAATTTACTTGTGGTGGTGGGCCGAGCTTAAGcctgctttaacataaacagaacccaaaagaaaaacgaaaaaaaaaaaaagaaggaaaaatagcCATTTAAAGCTACTTGCAAAGCTAGttgcaaagctgacagtttttgtcagagcagtgtatttttcttggtttagtaAAAAAGATCTCCAATGCCTTTCAGTACGGAAAGGATCGGGGGTCAGGTCCATTTATGCTGAAGCACATGCATGCAGCAAGATGCTCCCcttgcagcctgttcctcagttcagttttgatctaaaagagaaaaaaaacttgcataaccataatgcaaaagagcacaagaaaattaactgaaatgattcacattgtgctcttatgcattatggtttaaatcacttactagagctgggcgatatggccttaAATCAATATTACGATAATTTTGAGCAGTTCACTTCGATAACTATAAATGGACAATAATTATCTACTTGGGggggcatttaatcacagctttttattgtagGCTACTGGATTAAACttatgacagtttactgtggtCTCAGATGGTGCAAacgttattattattttatttctcattatatggggtcaattttcttgaaatgctattacatttatcaagacaagattagggtacaaaacatatctatgtatctaactttcacagcaacagacgtccaaatccgacagaactctgctgttaatgtaaatgtcttctctgtgggctttagggaaaatccgatgactggaagaccatgggaaattattaatgttacgtggttccagatgtttccagtgtgatgtgatgttatgagcagctgagaatTGAACACAACTGGatgtctacctgtccctgaattacaaatgagcccaacttgtttgtttacatctcctTCTCAGTTTCCTATCCACAtagcatcgcttcaggaaatatctacatccacgcAACATAGCAAGGACTCAAAACTATGTAGTTCacccgccaggccttcagatggcgctgtcactctgacacagcaactccaaaatggagaagaagacacggaggACGGACTCGGAGCTGTTCATGCAGCGTGATATAAACAAACATAACACCAGAACATATGGCCTGTTCAATAAAAGAGCacgaggagcttctgcaggaaaaatcagccaatcaagCTGATTAGAAGTTTTACTGTCTgggacggtcgaccagcattaatctgcagccctgcaggctgttagcctgtagccggtagcggctaaactagcatgtcGCCATGCTCGGTGTCCAGAGATCATGTCTGCTGGTTCGGATGTTCAGAGGGTCGAACggcgtctgtctgctctgctgacagcttcttCGAGACCAGATTGTCTTGGGCTTCTTCTGATTACTGTGATTttagggtgaccatacgtcctcctttccccggacatgtcctctttttacgtcctgtctggggcgtccgggcgggttttttaaattcaaggaaatgtccggggttcactgtttctcatagcacgTGAACAtaaattgaccagcgctttgcacacaatactatgatactttgttgcgcGACGTAATTACTGAGAGGCggtcttgtgagccgatctgcaccgcgcgcacacacagacggagcggagcagaccgggcttcagacagcggagcgtttcttcttcttcttcttctgtgtttaacagcggatggcaccatttcaacaggcgcATTACCGCCTCCTATCGCTATAGAGTGGGATCAGAGAACAATCTGAATTCTATTTATTAACCCCGTTAATACAAGGTATGAGATCAATGCATTGAATGCATTGATCTCATAcctggtgggccgtcagggcctgcaaagccttctctgctggcctaaaaattacctgaattacagactgatgtaaattatattttgtctataaataattaataaatgattccaaacggtatgttctggttcctttcatagttttcccgtggttgcgctgcttccagacatgattttttcatattaaatcatttaaccaatcagatttaaggcatcatctgttgctagggtcaaagaaatctgcctgaggccttcgctatccgttcctgatggcgcagtaaagtaaagtgaagcgtcaaacagacagctgcttcaaccaatcagacagttgcttcaaccaatcagatttcgagttggcgactcagcgccttctagcttctaacaacagcatatccaggccgtctgatttacattcatcaagagatacagtagggggcggtatgcacctaagttgttggtcgcctacctcaattattccaaagaagaagaagaagaagccctgaagagaaataaaacttaagccagaaataccacagggcgaACTGGACTTtaagccctggctttatggaactgaaacgcacggataatctatatgacagagcagttgaactctttttgaggaaggaaaggaggatgtattttgttttcaaataatcggaattttggtgagtaaaatgttcctcttttcctaaataatattgctgttttattaagttgttgatgctgatTGTATgcgcacagatgtagtaggagacttatgcacttcagcaaaggcatttattctggctgcacaagtatctatctgctgtgcagcagctctttatgtgcatatctgcataataagattttttttgtagacaaaatagttattgagaggtggattggttcaggcggatctgttctgaaggcgttagtgtgaaatgcacggtccgccactgatgcattccgactgtttacaacactatttatggagaactgatgaattccttctctacttAATTCGACAGCGGAGCACAGAAAATGCCTAAGAGCaccttctcagatgaactgcaaaaaaaaatttccaacataccgagatgaaaaatagaatgtagaagagaagcaggaagaagaaatcaattaaagattaaaagtatatatcttttttgtttgttaagttagtaTTTTGGTGAAACTGTTATATTCTtctatcttattacagttattgAGAAATAcattgttgaagctggattgttgtaacagaagagttcatatttagaacatGATTTAATATTTGGaaagagtctaagagagctattattttgttacaagtttttacatttcattttattttgttaaagaagttgGTTTCGCGTCATTGAAGCAAAATAAAGGATGTTCATCAACATAGGCGGATCTAGAGGGTGGCTACTTGAGCTCAAGCCCCGGATGTTTTGTCAAGAGCCCCGGATCGCGTATCCGAGCTGGTCTGTATAATGTGCAGTACTGGAATTCACCAGAGAGTGGCAGCAtgcgctggagagcagccagcagcctgcctcctgtccagaagaagaagaagaagaagcgttcAGGTCTGCGCGCTCGTCGCTGCTCATGGGTTCTACTGCTAACCAGAGTCGACTGAAGTCATGGATAtcagaagctttttcaaaaagcggacGTCGCCACCaccagcagtagcagcagcagcagaagctgctacACAGATTGATGTTCCCGGTTTGTGAAACTCTGGCTGATTTTGCTGGCTGGCTATCAGTATTATCAGCTAATaccaacagcaacacaaccgcactgaaaatgaaagacagcaagatCAATGTTGCATTCcagaataagacaaaaaaaccctttataaaatatgaatgaaaagtattactagcaaaatgattaaagtatCCATTGTGCAGAAAAGTGCTCCCTGTCAGTGCTTTGCCATTATATAGGATGTTTTGGGTTATTATACTGTACTAaggcagatgtttaagcttgtcCTAACACTTTTGGGTGGTTCAGTCAACAGTTAATcatgatgtatttttcagctaatccaagggagtttaaaacagttcatttatttgaagaagagggagaattttctaatctcatcaaacatttcaaacatttaaactcaataTATCAGTATGTTTCGTAGGTTTTTTtcctaaatatttttatttattttagttcatgtgtgagtgaagaggaaaagacagatgATCCACATTTAACATTCCAAAAAAGGCATTACAAAacatgagaacagctctgaaatactgtatttaaaaagtaacagagacagaaaagaggaaggagTAAAAGAAGAGCAAATGAGGGgggaaatgaacaggaaatcaCAAAAAcgtgcagagaaagcaagagagaagagacaggaggattGAAGACAGGATTTGAGGACAGgattgaagaacagagcagtaaaggacagcagaggtgccAGCCAGGATCACAGGGAGCCTGCAGTCAGGAAATACTGtaaagtattttatttctttagtttatgatcagtctgaataacttttgtattttatatttttttctttcagtggacatgaggcataaaacaatgacttcaTGGCTGCTGGTGGTAAGACATTTGCATCATTAAAGGgtctgatttttaagtgttctccgtgcctttctcagctttgaattggtggtaagttgatgtaaacaaaaaaaaaaaaaaaagatagttcAGTATGCGTGGCACAAAAAATGCCgggaaaaaataaatcggcATCTGCACCCTCAGGGCTAAGACCCTGATCTCCTAGAATCCTAGATCCGCCCCTGTTCATCAACCTCCGAGAAGTctatctgaatttgtgtctcgaacaatgcaccccccccccccccaccccccctcctcttttttgaaattcaaaatatggtcaccctaGTTAAAATAGTTATAGTTCCACAATCACATACAACCACACAATATTATGTAACAGAACACAAACTGGCACAGTGAAAACCTTTTATACAATCTATGTCTTTATATCATAAATTGTGATTAAAGTAATGGTCTAAAGATACATTCAGTActgtaaaaaatacagtactatttgaaaaaaaaaaactcaaattctTCATCATGAGTCATTTGCAATAATCCACTTGATCCATGTCACGTAGTTCCTCACTTTGGTGTAGACGCCGGGGAAGTAGGGATTGGCACAGCCAATACCCCAAGAGACGATGCCCTCGAAGTAGTTGTTGCAGACAAGGGGGCCTCCAGAATCACCCTGTGGAGAAATGAAGTGATCAGTATTTTTTTGGGTGAATAGCTTTACTCTCCCTGTGTCACGCTGTCTGACTCAAACCTGGAAGATTTTTCTTGTGAAGAAATAGTGCTGCATGTGTTTGTACCTGGCAAGAATCTTTCCCACCCATTGGAGATCCAGCACACAGCATATTTTGGGTGATCCGGCCCCAGTAGTAGTAATAACAGTACGGCATGTTCCTCACGTCCACAGCACGTAACACAGGGGACAGGTAAGAGCTGTAAGGGTGCGTCACGCCCCAGCCGCTCACTGTGCAAACTGTATAGGACCGCAGTCGTGGGGTCGTCGAATCAGGCAGCCGGACAGGAGCAACGTTGGTATTCAGGACTGCCGGCGCACTCAGCTGGAACACAAAGCAAAGGAGTTGCGTCCATGTACTTCGTGTCAAGTTCCTGTTGGGCTCCTCTCTGCTCACCTTGATCATCATGATGTCGTTGTTATATGTCTTGTAGTGATAATTGTGAATGTGGATCTTGGAGACGTTGTATATCTGTTCAAAACCCTCTCTGCGGGTCAGACTGTGTTCACTCAACACCACCCTCATCAGACCGCTCCTGAGAAGCCAACACAGACATTAGTTGCTTTACAATCAAACTTCCGCCTGGAAATCACACAAAACTAGCAATTTCACATCAAGTTGTGCAGCAGACAGTAGGTTTTAAGACTGTAAAAAACTATTTAAGCCAAAAACAGTTCATTaattattgattgatttttctggtttctatttatttatctcATTATTATtggtttttacttttatttccttcatttgaacaTATACTGCACATCCATTCTTTCTACTATTTACATAGTTAAAACtgatttgttgctttttttaaacgTCAACCCATCTCACGTTAACATTTCCTTACAGAATACTGCAGAAGTGGTTGAAAGCCAAGTGGCCCCGTTTACCAAATAGAATCTGAAggaatttatgtttttttttaatgcagttttggCAGACGATTCATTTttgtaatgaatgaaaaacatgacacacactgaacaaagcTCCATGCCATTATTAAGCTTCTgtatacacacactgacaagcAGATTAAAATTTCAATAGTTATAAAGTGTATACATGTGCACACAGGTTCCGGATGtctaaaaaatgtattttaaactTGAGTGTTTTTCAGAgctttgaattatttatttatttatttatttatttatttatttatttatttatttatttatttatgttattattttttttaagatcaagAGAAGGATAGAaggataagtgtgtgtgtgcagtgtgtgtgtctggcacAGAGGACTTGCAGTACTCACGGTCTCCAGCAGTGGGCAGCAGACACCACCCACTTCTCGTGCACCAGGGTTCCTCCACAGTAGTGTCTCTCTTTCTCATCCTGCAGAGAGGCCTGGTACTTTATGGAATACGGCGCTACCTCTTGACCCCCGATGATTCTTGCTGTTTCTGTGCCCAGAAATAATGAGTGTAAATCAGcttgaattttgttttctgtcatgtTGTTTGCTTCAGTGTTCCTTTGCTTTTCGAGCGCTCTCCTGTCCCATGAACGTTACTCTCAAACCAGGTCTCAAACTGCACTATCGTTTTAATTTTCCCCATCAATAAGAGAACTTGTCTCTCAACTTACCAGAAGTTATTGCGAAAGAGAAAAGCATCAGTACGGTGGAGGTTTTCAGCAGAGCCATATCCTCGTTCATTACCTGCAATAAttatagtaataataatgataataatgatggtGACACATAATAATGCATTAGTTTTATATCAGCAAGGTGGTATGACCCTGTATAGCATGTATTTATGTGCACcttacataaataaaatgtaacacaaatttcatctccatttaaaaaaaagaaaaagacactaAAATGGAATAAGATCAGGtcgatatttaaaaaataaggaAACTGAATTAAAACTGCAAGTAGGTGAAAGCAAAtgaatttttaaaacttttaaaaattcCAAACTAAGCTCAAGATAGTAATAAAAAAGTAAGGCACAAAattaatacaataaaatacaaggACATATAGAAGTAGAGACaattaataatgtaaaaacatgGTTTTAAAGTGCTTacatgtaatttatttaaagCTGTGCCAGTCATTCTAAAAGTATTTGTGTGAAAGGAATAAAATGTTGCAGAAGAAaaggattttcttcttttttcttgttagAAACTATTGTTTTTACTGCTGCTGGATATAAAAAtgaattgttttgtttacattaaattctgaaatgatttcatatgaaatacatttttatttatctattattTATCATCAACAGTTTGCTcaactttacattttttttgtaggttAAAAATAGCTACATTTAAAGTGATTTGTAAAACCAGCTTCATGTGATTTTTCACCTCAGTGCACATGAAAATGAGATTTTGATCCCATCCAATCAAAAATAGCAGCTGATGTAATAAACACTCAAAAAACGTATTAAATGTATCCGAAGCAGCTTCTTCTTACCTGAAACTCCAAACCAGGAACCTTCAGATCATCTCCAACTGGTGAGAATGGAGCTCTCTGGTTTCTTTTTATAGTGTAACTTCATCCCACTCGGACTCTTTTGTCTGAATTATCTCTTggtcttgttttgttgttctgtaCCGGGACCGCTGTGTCATGTACAGTAAATTGTGGACAACAATGTAACTGACCTACTACATGACAAAGCTCAGGGTGTTCTCTTCAGCTCTGCAGGCTGGGAACACCTCCACATGCTCGCCACTGCCACGAGGGAACAGGTCAGAATACAAATGAACAGTGTCGTTGACAAAATCTAGAATTGTGATCACATTAAGTTTGTCATTACTCCAGCTACAAAATATGAAAAggtcaaaacaacacaacattgTGCTGTGACTCTGGCTTTGACTTTAACTTTACATGAAGTTCAGCTTCGGggattattgttttctttccatGTTCATTATTCTACAGGTTTTGTAATTTCagttaaaggggacatattatgctatttttcagtcacgtcatatcggtctcagaagctcaaaaacatagtatttaagtttgtttgccacaaattcatcctttgtttggactttcagcggtctaaaaagtcgctctgaggagccctcctcggAACAGGCTGTTTGTGAGCCTGCTTTCCAGTATGCACTTGAACAcatctgtccacgcccactctctcacacacacatggtgggagcacagtcagggggaggagttaaatcagtaaatttcaggataagcggaccaaactcaaactcaaccGTTTCAGCAGgcgttttcacaaaatgtggtgttaagacagggaggaaacagacaattttcaaatttgaacgtcataatgaggctatgGCAACACATACcactataagaaactcttcacaaagtgaaaaaaaaaagaataacatgTCCCCTTTAATTCCAGTATAATGTTACAGTCACTTTATTTGAGCATAGGTGTAAACCAGGAGTTTTCACCTCAGAGTTTGAACCACGTTATGCCCCCACCCTCATCTGTCAACACATATTTAATAGCATAACTGACTGTTTTACCCTCCACCCGCTTCTTTAAGGTATGATtacgtcaaaaaaaaaatcatgctggGGAAAGATACTTGGTTTATATATACTTGATCGACAATTGATCTTTCCAGCTTTAGTTAatgcatgaaataaaacactgagtTTACGTTTTCTATTTAATAAAGTGGAGCTGTTTGTTCATTTAAGAAGCAAAGTGatgagctttttctttttctcttcacagCTCTTTGGTTTCTTTTGCTCTCCAGTCTTAATCTGATGTATTTTCTACCACTCGACAGCAGTTGCTGAATCGTGTCAGATGTTTCCTCGTGGCTGGTTCAGACTGGACTCAAGCCTTCTGTGTCACAACCCCAGGAAATGTTTCTTGTCATCTCTTATTCACCAAAGCAAAGGAAGAATAAATGTTACCAAATATTCCTAAATGAATGCCTATTTCAATTAATAAAGTAATAGTTTATGCTGTGACTCAGTGATTGTGATTTCAAATAAAGCAGATGACGTAGAATTTCCATCTAGTACTTAGTAAATACAACTGAAACACTTTGCATGACTAGTTCAAATGCAGTACAGTTGTCGGTATATACATGTTGCAGGGGAATTATGTAAGATCACTAGAAGAATGTCCTGAGTCATTTGCTCTAAGAAGTGACGATAGTGATACTGAAACTGATAAAATCTCCGTGCCAGCGCAGTCTGCTGACTGCACACTAAGTTTATCGTTTCATCTCATTCTCTCCTTTCCACCAAAGTATTTTGTTACGGAGTCATTCGAtccctttttccttttgaagtgtgaacaatgaaaacaattctGCAATCTGTAGTTCCGTGTTGAAGCGCCTAATGAATGTGTCCACCATGATCACGCTTTTATATTTACACGCATCATGTTTGGTAGATGTGAAGAATGTTGACGTAGAATGGTGACATTTAGGAAATGTGTTCACTGAAGGTTTAATAAACCCCTCTGCACAGACCTAGTATGGAAACAATTAGCCGCATGCatccatgcatgtgtgtgtatgagaggcTTTCTCAGTGCAGACAGATGAATGTGACAACAGGCCGCGGCAATCACGTCCAACTTTGACTCAGGAGTAGGtcaagcagaaaaacagcagcggTCAGCACCCGGCAGGATGACGGAGGCATCGCCAGCGTGACTGCGGCTATCTGCAGCAGCATCGAGAGCAATAGAGAGGGCTATTAACTGGCCGAGGTCAGGAGCTCCGCTGAGAGATGCCAACTGTGATGAGACCTGCCGGATCTGTGCttcatttttaatgacatttggCCGTTGGAGAGATGTGGAGCAGCGGCGCTGCTTTGACCCAGTCTCCTACAGAAAACCGTTTCTGTTTAACATCAGTCAAAACCCTCATTAATCCCTTCTGGGGGAATCAGTGAGAGGAAACTGAACAACCCAAAGAGATTTCTTGTATCTGCTTTCATTATACATGAAAGTAGCCCATTTAGACGACAGCAAGACCTTCAGTCAGGCTGATATACAATAATGACCACGGCGTGAAGTGAATATCACTGATGATCTCTTTCATCACGGCTCCTGTTAGTGTGTGGGATGTATTTAGCataaagtgaacattttatcCTTAAAGATGACATttcagaaacaagaaaaattacatttaagcGAGTTTAACCAGGGACAAATTGTGGATGCTAAATGATTTTAACAGAACATCTTTAACTCTTCAGTGCTGCATCAGGATGCACCATGGTCAGAATCAAGACAAACTTATAGACTCAAGATTTTTTCTGTCAAATTTGCATATTAATCATTCTGATTGATGCATCTTGAACTCTCATTGTGAATGACATTAGAGAAATTATGTTGCTGTTTGCACATGTCCTTAAATGCTTATGTGGATGTTTCATATGTCAGAGTTTCAGGCATTGATTAAtagtctctctttttttttttacatttcacatcTGTGCAATATCTTTTAAAGAAGCTGCTGAAAGCGTTACTTCGTAATAGAATCCATGCATATTATGATTTCgaaaaaaatatgtgaattacaggaaaacatCTATTATCTGAACCCTAAAACCCCTGTTGTGAGGAACAGGAAAAATACActtaaatatttttgaaaatggcctTCAGGTGATAATTGCAGGTTTGTTGGAAATGCTTT
The DNA window shown above is from Salarias fasciatus chromosome 20, fSalaFa1.1, whole genome shotgun sequence and carries:
- the LOC115408133 gene encoding trypsin, whose amino-acid sequence is MALLKTSTVLMLFSFAITSETARIIGGQEVAPYSIKYQASLQDEKERHYCGGTLVHEKWVVSAAHCWRPSGLMRVVLSEHSLTRREGFEQIYNVSKIHIHNYHYKTYNNDIMMIKLSAPAVLNTNVAPVRLPDSTTPRLRSYTVCTVSGWGVTHPYSSYLSPVLRAVDVRNMPYCYYYYWGRITQNMLCAGSPMGGKDSCQGDSGGPLVCNNYFEGIVSWGIGCANPYFPGVYTKVRNYVTWIKWIIANDS